In Qipengyuania psychrotolerans, one DNA window encodes the following:
- the rpoZ gene encoding DNA-directed RNA polymerase subunit omega, which produces MARVTVEDCVDKIPNRFDLVLLAAQRAREISGGAELTIERDRDKNPVVALREIAEQTVKPKDLKEAAVTNLQKILPDDDDEMDEIGSLSQSAEALRITASAPTRSTSIGGDYEG; this is translated from the coding sequence ATGGCGCGCGTTACCGTCGAAGACTGCGTAGACAAGATCCCCAATCGTTTCGATCTCGTGTTACTGGCTGCCCAGCGCGCACGTGAAATTTCGGGCGGTGCGGAACTCACTATCGAACGCGATCGCGACAAGAACCCGGTTGTGGCCCTGCGCGAAATCGCCGAACAGACGGTCAAGCCCAAGGATCTGAAGGAAGCTGCGGTTACCAACCTGCAGAAAATCCTGCCCGACGACGATGACGAGATGGACGAAATCGGTTCGCTCAGCCAGTCGGCCGAAGCGCTGCGGATCACCGCATCTGCTCCGACCCGTTCGACATCGATCGGTGGCGATTACGAAGGCTAA
- a CDS encoding DUF3667 domain-containing protein, translated as MSEFGEAMGTAVEGGLIARAVSGEKGGGLQDNQPLDKGHFAESTCLNCGTELVGAHCHACGQQAHLHRTIGAFLHDLLHGALHFDGKTWRTLPMLVGKPGELTRRYIAGERARFVSPMALFLFSIFLMFAVFQLAGISAPTDIRGDAGEGLVELAATELDRTEKRLRETEEALAEPDLGSDRREVLETRQRELADQVTALRQAQENIPFLREGEADAQADGDGDVVIPLEGSDGATMKVGSSNIEWVDTAIDKWRKNPGLMLYKLQTNFYKFSWLLIPLSIPFVWLLFAWKRRFKAYDHAIFVTYSLSFMTLLTLTVTVAGLLGMTTDLVVLTSLVIPPIHLYKHLRGAYGLSRFSAIWRLAIMAVFIVVILVLFLQLLLVLGAF; from the coding sequence ATGAGCGAATTTGGCGAAGCCATGGGGACGGCCGTTGAGGGCGGACTGATCGCGCGCGCGGTCAGCGGCGAAAAAGGCGGCGGGCTGCAGGACAACCAGCCGCTCGACAAAGGGCATTTTGCCGAGAGCACCTGCCTTAACTGCGGGACTGAACTGGTCGGCGCGCACTGCCACGCCTGCGGCCAGCAGGCGCATCTCCACCGCACGATCGGCGCTTTCCTTCACGATCTGCTGCATGGTGCGCTCCATTTTGACGGAAAGACCTGGCGCACTTTGCCGATGTTGGTGGGCAAACCAGGTGAATTGACGCGCCGCTATATTGCAGGGGAGCGCGCGCGGTTCGTTTCCCCGATGGCGCTGTTCCTGTTCTCGATCTTCCTGATGTTCGCAGTGTTCCAGCTGGCAGGCATCAGCGCGCCCACCGATATTCGAGGTGACGCCGGCGAGGGACTTGTTGAACTCGCAGCGACCGAGCTCGACCGGACCGAGAAGCGCCTTCGGGAAACGGAAGAAGCGCTCGCCGAACCCGATCTTGGGTCCGACAGGAGAGAGGTTCTCGAAACCCGCCAGCGCGAGCTAGCGGACCAGGTCACGGCGCTGCGTCAGGCTCAGGAGAACATACCGTTCCTGCGGGAAGGTGAAGCCGATGCGCAGGCGGACGGGGACGGTGACGTGGTCATCCCACTCGAGGGTTCTGACGGTGCGACAATGAAGGTCGGCAGCTCCAACATCGAATGGGTCGATACCGCGATAGACAAGTGGCGCAAGAACCCCGGCCTCATGCTCTACAAACTGCAGACCAATTTCTACAAATTCAGCTGGCTGCTGATCCCGCTATCGATTCCGTTCGTATGGCTGTTGTTCGCGTGGAAGCGGCGCTTCAAAGCCTACGACCACGCGATATTCGTAACCTACTCGCTCAGCTTCATGACTTTACTCACCCTGACCGTCACAGTCGCAGGGCTACTGGGAATGACTACGGACCTCGTGGTTCTGACGAGCCTCGTCATACCGCCTATCCACCTCTACAAGCATTTGCGCGGGGCTTACGGCCTGTCACGCTTCTCGGCCATCTGGCGTCTCGCGATCATGGCCGTATTCATCGTGGTGATCCTGGTGCTGTTCCTGCAACTGCTACTGGTGCTTGGAGCATTCTAG
- the ftsH gene encoding ATP-dependent zinc metalloprotease FtsH codes for MRDQNQDQQPEPEGGGPNPWMKTLLVWGGIFLGLLLVVSMFGNSGQGAGTPLLYSDFKERVAAGDVKSVEISEEQIIGMTNDNEAFSTIPVANDTSLPKLLEENGVKYSGKDAGSQNILLYALIQMLPFVLILGIAIFALRQVQKGGGAGGAMGFGKSKAKMLTEKQGRVTFEDVAGIDEAREELEEIVEFLKDPSRFSKLGGQIPKGALLVGSPGTGKTLLARAIAGEAGVPFFTISGSDFVEMFVGVGASRVRDMFEQAKKNAPCIVFIDEIDAVGRSRGHGLGNSNDEREQTLNQLLVEMDGFEANEGIIIIAATNRPDVLDPALLRPGRFDRQVVVPIPDIDGREKILAVHMKKLPLAPDVNPRTIARGTPGFSGADLANLCNEAALLAARRNKRLVAMQEFEDAKDKVMMGAERRSMVMTDDEKKMTAYHEAGHALVSINEPASDPIHKATIIPRGRALGMVMRLPERDNYSYHRDKMHANLAVAMGGRVAEEIIFGHDKVSSGASGDIQYATDLARNMVTKWGMSDKLGPLQYEESQEGYLGMGQTARTMGGAETNKLIDAEIKELVEGGLKRATEVLTDQQDKLHLLAQALLEFETLTGEEIDTLMKDGKIDRPDAPSGPVTVQPVGGSTVPKSGKKFGGSGEGAPAGA; via the coding sequence ATGCGCGATCAGAATCAAGACCAGCAGCCCGAACCTGAAGGTGGCGGCCCCAATCCGTGGATGAAAACTCTGCTCGTATGGGGCGGTATTTTCCTCGGTTTGCTTCTGGTCGTCTCCATGTTCGGGAATTCGGGTCAGGGCGCGGGCACACCGCTGCTCTATTCCGACTTCAAGGAACGTGTCGCTGCAGGTGATGTAAAGTCGGTCGAGATTTCCGAAGAACAGATCATCGGGATGACGAATGACAACGAGGCGTTCTCTACCATTCCGGTGGCCAACGACACTTCGCTGCCCAAGCTGCTCGAAGAAAACGGCGTGAAGTATTCAGGCAAGGATGCAGGCAGTCAGAACATCCTGCTTTATGCCCTGATCCAGATGCTGCCATTCGTGCTGATCCTTGGCATTGCGATCTTCGCCCTGCGCCAGGTCCAGAAGGGCGGCGGAGCAGGCGGTGCGATGGGCTTCGGCAAATCCAAGGCCAAGATGCTCACCGAAAAGCAGGGCCGCGTGACGTTCGAAGACGTCGCCGGTATCGACGAAGCCCGCGAAGAGCTGGAGGAAATCGTCGAATTCCTCAAAGACCCCTCACGCTTCTCCAAGCTTGGCGGCCAGATCCCCAAGGGTGCACTGCTCGTCGGCTCGCCCGGTACCGGTAAAACGCTGCTTGCCCGCGCTATTGCGGGCGAGGCGGGCGTGCCGTTCTTCACCATTTCAGGCTCGGATTTTGTCGAAATGTTCGTCGGCGTTGGCGCAAGCCGCGTGCGCGACATGTTCGAACAGGCCAAGAAGAACGCGCCTTGCATCGTCTTCATCGACGAAATCGACGCCGTCGGACGTAGCCGTGGCCACGGCCTCGGCAATTCCAACGACGAACGCGAGCAGACGCTGAACCAGCTGCTGGTGGAAATGGACGGCTTCGAAGCCAATGAAGGAATCATTATCATCGCGGCGACAAACCGCCCCGATGTGCTTGACCCTGCCTTGCTGCGCCCGGGTCGTTTCGACCGCCAGGTCGTGGTGCCGATCCCCGACATCGATGGCCGCGAGAAGATTCTTGCCGTCCACATGAAGAAGCTCCCGCTCGCACCCGATGTGAACCCGCGCACTATTGCGCGCGGCACGCCGGGCTTCTCGGGCGCGGATCTTGCGAACTTGTGCAACGAAGCGGCATTGCTTGCGGCCCGCCGTAACAAGCGTCTCGTGGCGATGCAGGAGTTCGAGGACGCCAAGGACAAGGTCATGATGGGCGCGGAACGCCGCTCCATGGTCATGACGGACGACGAGAAGAAGATGACCGCCTATCACGAGGCTGGCCATGCGCTGGTTTCGATCAATGAACCGGCATCGGACCCCATTCACAAGGCAACGATCATCCCGCGCGGCCGTGCGCTGGGCATGGTGATGCGCCTGCCGGAGCGGGACAATTACTCGTATCACCGCGACAAGATGCACGCGAACCTTGCTGTCGCCATGGGCGGCCGCGTGGCGGAAGAAATCATCTTCGGCCATGACAAGGTTTCGAGCGGCGCATCGGGCGACATCCAGTATGCCACCGATCTTGCACGGAACATGGTCACCAAGTGGGGCATGAGCGACAAGCTTGGCCCGCTGCAATACGAGGAAAGCCAGGAAGGCTATCTGGGTATGGGCCAGACCGCGCGCACGATGGGCGGTGCCGAGACAAACAAGTTGATCGACGCCGAAATCAAGGAACTCGTCGAAGGCGGCCTGAAGCGTGCAACCGAAGTGCTGACCGATCAACAAGACAAGCTCCACCTGCTTGCCCAGGCTCTGCTTGAATTCGAAACCCTGACGGGTGAAGAAATCGATACGCTTATGAAGGACGGGAAGATTGATCGTCCCGATGCGCCCAGCGGCCCCGTAACCGTCCAGCCGGTGGGGGGCAGTACCGTGCCCAAGTCCGGCAAGAAGTTCGGTGGCAGCGGCGAAGGTGCTCCGGCCGGAGCCTGA
- a CDS encoding TetR/AcrR family transcriptional regulator has protein sequence MSTDTEKKAGRPVNTAKREAILAAATRAFFEHGFASTAIEQVAADAGVSKVTVYNHFGGKRDLFTATVEAECARMREHFEVRPELGGTLRQRLTAIGEAMMAFLSRPEMVQFERRIAAETEHEPAIGAAFLAAGPHRMKKAFSALLQAMKDAGEVDIEDVDLAVEQFASMCKGMGDLERRFGHPADPKRDRERIEGAVDVFCSAYAVEECDRK, from the coding sequence TTGTCAACCGACACCGAAAAAAAGGCTGGTCGTCCGGTCAACACGGCCAAGCGCGAGGCGATCCTCGCCGCTGCGACGCGCGCGTTTTTCGAGCATGGTTTTGCCTCGACCGCGATCGAGCAGGTGGCCGCCGATGCGGGCGTGTCCAAGGTCACGGTGTACAACCATTTTGGCGGCAAGCGCGACCTGTTCACGGCAACGGTTGAGGCCGAATGCGCCCGGATGCGCGAACATTTCGAAGTGCGCCCAGAGCTCGGCGGCACCTTGCGCCAGCGTCTGACTGCTATCGGCGAGGCCATGATGGCATTCCTGTCGCGACCTGAAATGGTGCAGTTTGAACGCCGGATCGCCGCTGAAACCGAACATGAGCCCGCAATCGGCGCAGCATTCCTGGCTGCCGGTCCGCACCGTATGAAAAAGGCGTTCTCTGCCTTGTTGCAGGCGATGAAAGATGCCGGAGAAGTCGACATCGAGGATGTCGATCTGGCGGTCGAACAGTTCGCTTCCATGTGCAAGGGAATGGGCGATCTGGAACGGCGTTTCGGACATCCCGCCGACCCCAAACGCGACCGCGAACGGATCGAGGGCGCTGTCGACGTTTTCTGCAGTGCTTACGCCGTCGAAGAGTGTGATCGAAAATAG
- a CDS encoding ABC transporter permease has translation MIWIAIRMLTGDAQKFYGLVFGIAFSTLLITQQLTIFVNLLERGASGVYNVSSADVWVMDPVSRTTDVAYAMPSTALDKVRGVPGVEWAVPHIRAQASVRTKTGDLEGVAVIGVDDATLIGLPKTMLEGAPDILNTPDSVIIDDVGAQRMFPDQSPLGERLELNDQRAVIRGIADATPSFTSTVVLYTKYSQALNYVPGTRNRLSFVLVGAENPEEAKALATRISEQTGLRARTRDEFARDGVDFIIENTGIPFNFGITVALGFIVGVAIVGLTFSLFIRDNIKQFGALKAIGVTNGKIRKMVAAQAALVGFIGYGLGILGTLAFIWSFAANPTFKGFYIPWEIPVFSLVAVTLILALTGWLALRNVLKTEPAAVFR, from the coding sequence GTGATCTGGATCGCAATCCGCATGCTGACAGGGGACGCCCAGAAGTTTTACGGGCTGGTTTTCGGCATCGCGTTCTCCACCCTGCTCATAACGCAGCAGCTGACGATTTTCGTGAACCTGCTCGAACGCGGGGCCAGCGGTGTCTACAATGTCTCCAGCGCCGATGTCTGGGTAATGGATCCGGTCAGCCGGACGACCGACGTGGCCTATGCCATGCCGTCGACCGCGCTCGACAAGGTGCGCGGCGTCCCTGGGGTCGAATGGGCCGTCCCCCACATCCGGGCACAGGCCAGCGTGCGCACCAAGACGGGCGACCTCGAAGGCGTGGCCGTGATCGGGGTGGACGATGCCACGCTTATCGGCCTGCCCAAGACCATGCTCGAAGGCGCGCCCGACATTCTCAACACACCTGACAGCGTGATTATCGACGATGTTGGGGCCCAGAGAATGTTTCCCGATCAGTCCCCTCTTGGCGAACGGCTCGAACTTAATGACCAGCGCGCAGTCATCCGCGGCATCGCCGATGCAACGCCCAGTTTCACGAGTACGGTGGTGCTCTATACCAAGTACAGCCAGGCCCTGAATTACGTGCCCGGCACGCGAAACCGCCTTTCCTTCGTGCTGGTCGGTGCGGAAAACCCCGAGGAAGCCAAGGCGCTTGCAACCCGGATTTCGGAGCAGACCGGCCTCAGGGCCCGGACACGCGACGAATTTGCCCGTGACGGGGTGGATTTCATCATCGAAAACACCGGCATCCCGTTCAATTTCGGGATCACCGTGGCGCTGGGTTTCATCGTGGGCGTGGCCATCGTCGGGCTGACCTTCAGCCTTTTCATCCGTGACAACATCAAGCAGTTCGGCGCCCTCAAGGCGATTGGCGTGACCAATGGAAAAATCCGCAAGATGGTCGCCGCACAGGCGGCGCTCGTCGGCTTCATCGGTTACGGGCTGGGTATCCTCGGCACGCTAGCCTTTATCTGGAGCTTTGCCGCCAATCCCACCTTCAAGGGCTTCTATATTCCGTGGGAGATACCCGTATTCAGCCTGGTCGCTGTGACGTTGATCCTGGCGCTCACCGGCTGGCTGGCGCTGCGCAATGTTCTGAAGACAGAACCGGCGGCGGTGTTCCGGTGA
- a CDS encoding ABC transporter ATP-binding protein, which translates to MSGSPAICTRGVTRDFTAGQQTITVLHGIDLDIRAGELTYLVGESGSGKTTLISIMCGILWPTEGDVEVFGTDIYDLQDTALVEFRLKNIGFIFQQYNLIPSIDAASNAAVPLIAQGMDRHEARERAVEMMAKLNIRDQADKLPNQLSGGQQQRVAIARALVHEPRLVVCDEPTAALDAASGRRVMDLLRDVAVAEDRACIIVTHDNRIFDLADRILVLEDGRIIHDGATMPEDH; encoded by the coding sequence GTGAGCGGTAGCCCTGCCATCTGCACGCGCGGTGTTACGCGCGATTTCACTGCCGGCCAGCAGACGATAACCGTGCTCCACGGGATCGATCTCGACATTCGAGCTGGTGAACTCACCTATCTCGTCGGCGAAAGCGGATCGGGCAAGACGACGCTGATCTCGATCATGTGCGGCATCCTCTGGCCGACCGAAGGCGACGTGGAGGTCTTCGGAACCGACATCTATGACCTGCAGGATACCGCGCTGGTTGAGTTTCGTCTCAAGAACATCGGCTTCATTTTCCAGCAGTACAATCTGATTCCTTCGATCGATGCCGCCAGCAATGCCGCCGTCCCGCTTATAGCGCAGGGGATGGATCGGCATGAAGCACGCGAACGGGCGGTCGAAATGATGGCCAAGCTCAATATCCGTGACCAGGCGGATAAACTGCCCAACCAGCTTTCGGGGGGCCAGCAGCAACGTGTCGCGATTGCGCGCGCCCTCGTCCACGAACCCCGCCTGGTAGTGTGTGATGAACCCACCGCCGCGCTTGATGCCGCATCCGGCCGCCGGGTCATGGACCTGCTGCGTGATGTCGCCGTGGCAGAAGACCGTGCCTGCATCATCGTTACCCACGACAACCGCATTTTCGATCTCGCCGACCGCATCCTCGTGCTCGAGGACGGCAGGATTATCCATGACGGCGCCACCATGCCCGAGGACCACTGA
- a CDS encoding efflux RND transporter periplasmic adaptor subunit, with translation MAFNLRNFSFSRQILPVIAGAALILAVIFIVTGLPDRELSAPENEPPRAPEQLADAPRVAGSGVVEPSSEVVQIGSALSGLVTGLFVQPGDRVTEGQTLFTVDARAAQSGLREAEAAIGEARAAIAEAETARSIAAQQLALYRNVDDPAAVSRAEVIRAEGEASAANQRLSLARARLQAAQARAASARTEIGRLTVRAPIAGEILSVNIRKGEYVSTMGGGGSQPFIEMGQTQPLYVRIDIDEEQAPRLDMGAPATVSPRGAANQRVEASFVRAEPLVVPKRSLTNSAAERVDVRVLQVLYELPEAPSQNEAMFRVGQQVDAYIPAKGSE, from the coding sequence ATGGCTTTCAATCTACGTAATTTCAGTTTCTCCCGGCAAATCCTGCCCGTCATCGCGGGTGCCGCGCTGATCCTGGCGGTGATCTTTATCGTCACCGGCCTTCCGGACCGCGAGCTTTCCGCGCCTGAGAACGAACCTCCGCGTGCGCCCGAACAACTGGCCGACGCGCCGCGCGTTGCCGGGTCAGGCGTGGTCGAACCTTCCAGTGAGGTGGTCCAGATCGGCTCGGCACTGTCGGGGCTGGTCACCGGACTGTTCGTCCAGCCGGGCGACCGCGTTACTGAAGGACAGACACTGTTCACGGTCGACGCCCGCGCTGCCCAATCAGGGCTGCGCGAAGCAGAGGCAGCCATCGGCGAAGCGCGTGCAGCGATTGCGGAAGCAGAAACCGCACGCTCCATCGCAGCGCAGCAATTGGCGCTGTACCGCAATGTTGACGATCCCGCTGCTGTCAGCCGCGCCGAAGTCATCCGCGCCGAAGGCGAAGCCAGTGCAGCGAACCAGCGCCTTTCGCTCGCCCGCGCCCGTTTGCAGGCCGCGCAAGCCCGCGCCGCCAGCGCGAGGACTGAAATCGGCCGCCTGACAGTGCGCGCGCCGATTGCGGGCGAAATCCTTTCCGTGAATATCCGGAAGGGCGAATATGTCAGCACGATGGGCGGAGGCGGGTCGCAGCCGTTCATCGAGATGGGCCAGACCCAGCCACTCTATGTGCGGATCGATATCGACGAAGAACAGGCACCGCGCCTCGACATGGGCGCACCCGCCACGGTCAGCCCGCGCGGCGCAGCAAATCAGCGCGTGGAGGCGAGCTTCGTACGCGCTGAACCCCTCGTAGTGCCGAAGAGGTCGCTGACCAATTCGGCAGCAGAACGAGTCGATGTGCGCGTGCTGCAGGTGCTTTACGAGCTTCCCGAAGCGCCCTCGCAGAACGAGGCCATGTTCCGTGTCGGCCAGCAAGTTGACGCCTATATCCCTGCCAAGGGCAGCGAATGA
- a CDS encoding efflux transporter outer membrane subunit, producing the protein MMRLLLTSSCALALAGCAAGPPPEIATPVPVLPDEFLFAPSAQTGNALAALLPASDPAYETLAAQALAGSPTLGEALARIDQARAGADRAGAERLPNIGANGSVTGQRTNPAQFGGALPPGASFDTEQIAYSANLTARWDPDIFGTLRAQERAALARVDAATASARGVRNALLAEIAASVIDWRTLDARRSAIENDITAAEELARLAKVREEAGIAPGFDRVRAEGAANASRSRLAALESERARLIGRLVTLTAQGGAQVRSALALGTADDGLPVPPTTLPSALLANRPDVAAAAANLAAQDAELAAAARSRFPNFSLSGIVGLLAFSPGDLFDEDSIVGTLAATVAGPLLDFGRIEAEIGAAAAGKRAAFEAYRGAVFTALGDAEGAYGLVAAAYREAAAAAAEAASLQRAASLAETRQRAGLADFLTVLEARRAADASGERAAAALGRAKRARVLLWQALGGDTQPIMRSTSQ; encoded by the coding sequence ATGATGCGCCTGCTCCTGACCTCCAGCTGCGCGCTGGCACTGGCAGGCTGCGCCGCCGGTCCGCCGCCCGAAATTGCCACCCCGGTACCGGTGTTGCCCGACGAGTTCCTGTTTGCGCCAAGTGCCCAGACTGGAAACGCATTGGCCGCATTGCTGCCTGCATCCGACCCTGCCTACGAAACGCTAGCCGCCCAGGCTCTCGCCGGCTCCCCGACATTGGGCGAAGCGCTGGCGCGCATTGATCAGGCCCGTGCAGGTGCCGACCGCGCGGGCGCGGAGAGACTGCCGAATATCGGTGCGAATGGCTCCGTCACAGGCCAGCGAACCAACCCTGCGCAATTTGGCGGCGCGCTCCCGCCCGGCGCATCCTTCGACACCGAGCAGATCGCTTATTCGGCCAATCTGACAGCTCGCTGGGATCCCGACATCTTCGGCACTTTGCGCGCGCAGGAACGTGCCGCACTGGCGCGGGTCGATGCCGCCACCGCTTCCGCTCGTGGGGTTCGCAATGCTCTGCTGGCCGAGATCGCCGCCAGCGTCATTGACTGGCGCACTCTCGATGCCCGGCGCAGTGCGATCGAAAACGACATTACCGCTGCCGAAGAACTCGCCCGGCTGGCAAAGGTGCGCGAAGAAGCCGGGATCGCGCCCGGCTTCGACCGCGTGCGCGCGGAAGGTGCTGCCAACGCATCACGCAGCCGCCTCGCCGCCCTGGAAAGCGAGCGCGCACGGCTGATCGGCAGGCTGGTCACCCTTACCGCGCAGGGCGGAGCGCAGGTGCGTTCAGCCTTGGCGCTCGGGACGGCAGACGATGGCCTGCCAGTGCCGCCAACGACCCTGCCCAGCGCATTGCTCGCCAACCGGCCAGACGTTGCCGCCGCAGCGGCAAACCTTGCAGCGCAGGACGCGGAACTCGCCGCCGCTGCGCGCAGCCGCTTTCCCAACTTCAGCCTTTCGGGGATCGTGGGACTTCTGGCATTCAGTCCAGGCGATCTGTTCGACGAGGATTCCATCGTCGGAACGCTGGCCGCTACCGTCGCCGGCCCGCTGCTGGATTTCGGAAGGATAGAGGCGGAAATCGGCGCGGCGGCTGCGGGTAAGCGCGCGGCCTTCGAGGCCTATCGCGGCGCAGTCTTCACCGCGCTGGGCGATGCCGAGGGCGCATACGGCCTCGTAGCGGCAGCTTACCGCGAAGCCGCAGCAGCAGCAGCCGAAGCCGCCAGCCTGCAACGTGCGGCATCGCTTGCCGAAACGCGCCAGCGTGCCGGGCTTGCCGACTTCCTCACCGTTCTCGAAGCGCGCCGGGCCGCTGATGCAAGCGGAGAGCGCGCTGCCGCTGCGCTCGGCCGCGCCAAACGTGCACGGGTGCTGCTGTGGCAGGCGCTAGGCGGCGATACTCAGCCGATCATGCGGTCGACCAGCCAATAG
- a CDS encoding HupE/UreJ family protein: MMRLLALALFALWASPALADELRPVSIQFEQVDESRWSLGWRQPLSSPAADRTDIPQIPDSCEILGQPSFDNAPLAVTGRAQVQCSGNVAGQSIGWPMLTGQGDAIVRIVPLGRPLQVYRVTAADPSVIIAAKPQSAQVWRSYFVIGTEHILMGWDHLLFVIALVLLVRRSWGVVKAATAFTAAHSITLATTTLGFAGLPQRPVEALIALSIVFLAVEIARGTRETLTRRLPWLVAFLFGLLHGFGFAGALVEIGLPEGEVPAALISFNLGVEAGQLLVIAAVMAALALLRRIRAGAETPTIRFASYFIGITGAYWLVDRMIG; encoded by the coding sequence ATGATGCGCCTGCTGGCGTTGGCGCTATTTGCGTTGTGGGCGTCGCCGGCACTGGCTGACGAACTACGTCCGGTATCGATCCAGTTTGAGCAGGTCGATGAAAGCCGCTGGTCGCTTGGTTGGCGCCAACCGCTCAGCTCGCCGGCAGCGGACCGTACAGACATTCCGCAAATCCCTGACAGCTGCGAAATCCTCGGCCAGCCCAGCTTCGACAACGCACCGCTTGCAGTCACCGGCAGGGCGCAGGTTCAGTGCAGCGGCAATGTCGCCGGCCAATCGATCGGATGGCCCATGCTGACCGGACAGGGCGATGCGATTGTGCGCATCGTGCCCCTTGGCCGGCCGTTGCAGGTTTACCGCGTCACAGCCGCCGACCCATCCGTTATCATCGCTGCAAAGCCGCAAAGTGCGCAGGTCTGGCGCAGCTATTTCGTGATCGGCACCGAACATATCCTGATGGGCTGGGACCACCTGCTGTTCGTGATTGCACTGGTCTTGCTGGTCAGGCGCAGCTGGGGCGTGGTGAAAGCGGCGACAGCGTTTACGGCCGCGCATTCCATTACACTCGCCACGACGACCTTGGGGTTCGCCGGTCTGCCGCAGCGTCCCGTCGAAGCCTTGATCGCGCTTTCAATCGTGTTCCTGGCCGTGGAAATAGCGCGCGGCACACGGGAAACGCTGACCCGCCGCCTGCCGTGGCTGGTCGCATTCCTGTTCGGCCTGCTTCACGGGTTCGGATTTGCCGGAGCCTTGGTCGAAATCGGCCTGCCCGAAGGCGAGGTTCCGGCAGCTCTCATAAGCTTCAATCTGGGCGTCGAGGCAGGTCAGTTGCTGGTCATTGCGGCGGTGATGGCGGCCTTGGCCCTGCTCCGGCGGATACGTGCTGGCGCTGAAACGCCGACGATACGTTTCGCATCCTATTTCATCGGCATCACCGGGGCCTATTGGCTGGTCGACCGCATGATCGGCTGA
- a CDS encoding peptidyl-prolyl cis-trans isomerase, producing MRKILRDPLAHFLLAGAAIWAAFAAMGDPVDPANRSIVLTQEQQAALALGFERTMSRPPTDAELDAQIDRWVREEVLYREALRLGLDQSDPVVRRRLASKMDELASAQAEVAQPSEEILRKWLSDHPGHFETGGVLNFEQVYFEDEQAALAASAKSDPRGQPISLPGNAERMPVAEVEKVFGRQFADEIASLAAGPGWQGPVPSGFGWHLVRLTLREEGSAPPFEEIREKVEADWRSTTMQARREQAFQVLRDAYSVEIE from the coding sequence ATGCGAAAAATACTGCGCGATCCGCTCGCGCATTTCCTTCTGGCAGGGGCCGCGATCTGGGCCGCGTTTGCCGCCATGGGCGATCCTGTTGACCCGGCGAACCGCTCGATTGTCCTGACTCAGGAACAGCAAGCGGCGCTGGCGCTCGGTTTCGAACGGACAATGAGCCGCCCACCCACCGATGCGGAACTGGACGCACAGATTGACCGCTGGGTGCGCGAAGAGGTGCTCTACCGCGAGGCGCTGAGGCTTGGCCTCGACCAGAGTGATCCGGTGGTCCGCCGCCGCCTAGCCAGCAAGATGGATGAACTGGCGAGTGCCCAGGCCGAGGTTGCACAGCCATCCGAAGAAATCCTGCGCAAATGGCTGTCTGATCATCCCGGCCACTTCGAGACGGGCGGTGTCCTGAATTTCGAACAGGTCTATTTCGAGGATGAACAGGCCGCCCTTGCAGCGTCCGCCAAGTCTGATCCTCGCGGTCAGCCGATCAGCCTGCCCGGCAATGCCGAGCGGATGCCAGTGGCGGAAGTCGAGAAAGTGTTCGGCAGGCAGTTCGCCGATGAGATCGCCTCATTAGCCGCTGGCCCGGGATGGCAGGGTCCTGTCCCATCCGGATTTGGCTGGCATCTGGTGCGCCTCACGCTGCGGGAAGAGGGATCGGCGCCGCCCTTCGAGGAGATCCGCGAAAAGGTGGAAGCAGACTGGCGCAGCACCACGATGCAGGCGCGCCGCGAACAGGCATTCCAGGTCTTGAGGGACGCCTACTCGGTCGAAATCGAATGA